The Vanessa atalanta chromosome 24, ilVanAtal1.2, whole genome shotgun sequence genome has a segment encoding these proteins:
- the LOC125073265 gene encoding phospholipase A1 VesT1.02-like, whose translation MRGIFSFLLSSFLMYAAADEKTRNDTNIVDFLGQGIQKEIQTVKQPIDETIAYVGSSQCKHVKKLLGVSYEQLQGENEPDLNSLTLFYKTKAYTTIINITAAAETLRQARSFDPDDKLIIFVHGFTDDPTKDSFTEISRSFIENGHVGVIALDGSSLIRWLYLRSTTYVRFMGQKLGEVLASMVYQGQDPAKIHIIGHSLGAHISGFAGKTFNELTGKLVGRISGLDPAGPCFSHVDPDCRLIHTDAAFVDVIHTDAGVYGIKDIVGHADYFPNSGALQPNCLLQTCSHSRAWQIFGESVVTRDAFPAVKCKDWEAFKSGDCLNEISYMGYGAKPDARGQYFLQTGGKFPYGLGKSGIKYRNTDGIVKNIGNIFG comes from the exons ATGAGGGGTATCTTCTCATTCTTGCTCTCCTCTTTCCTGATGTACGCGGCGGCTGACGAGAAGACTAGGAATGACACGAACATCGTTGACTTCCTCGGCCAGGGAATTCAAAAGGAAATCCAAACTGTCAAACAACCGATTGACGAGACCATCGCCTACGTAGGATCGTCACaat GTAAGCACGTTAAGAAATTACTGGGGGTTTCGTACGAGCAGTTACAGGGAGAGAATGAACCAGACCTGAACAGCCTTACCCTTTTCTACAAAACCAA ggCATATACAACGATCATCAATATAACAGCGGCGGCGGAAACGCTGCGTCAGGCTCGGAGCTTCGACCCTGATGACAAGCTAATCATCTTTGTGCACGGATTCACGGACGACCCCACTAAGGACAGCTTCACGGAAATCAGTCGCTCATTTATTGAAAATG GCCACGTCGGTGTGATTGCACTGGACGGCAGTTCACTGATCCGCTGGCTGTACCTGCGCTCCACGACTTACGTGCGCTTCATGGGACAAAAGCTTGGAGAAGTTTTAGCTTCCATGGTATATC AGGGTCAAGATCCGGCAAAAATCCACATAATCGGGCACAGCCTGGGAGCACACATATCCGGGTTCGCTGGGAAAACCTTCAACGAATTGACCGGGAAGCTGGTCGGTAGGATCTCCGGCCTGGACCCGGCCGGGCCTTGCTTCAGCCACGTGGATCCGGACTGCCGGCTGATACACACTGACGCGGCCTTCGTGGACGTCATACACACGGATGCCGGCGTGTATGGGATTAAAGATATAGTTG GTCACGCGGACTACTTCCCAAACAGCGGCGCCTTGCAGCCGAACTGCCTGCTGCAGACGTGCTCCCACAGTCGCGCGTGGCAGATATTCGGCGAGTCCGTGGTCACCAGGGACGCCTTCCCCGCGGTCAAGTGCAAGGACTGGGAAGCGTTCAAGAGCGGAGACTGTCTGAACGAAATTAG CTACATGGGCTACGGGGCCAAGCCTGACGCCCGCGGACAGTACTTCCTGCAGACCGGCGGGAAGTTCCCGTACGGCCTGGGGAAGAGCGGCATCAAGTACAGGAACACGGACGGAATAGTCAAGAACATCGGGAACATCTTCGGATAA
- the LOC125073431 gene encoding protein 4.1 homolog: protein MRESLRRLASDDAMAPRSCSGRVRVELLTGDHITIDVARKASGGDLLDAICGDLDILEKDYFGLLHVHRSDPRVWVDLKRRLSKTFRNEPWEVKMAVKFYPPEPSELNDETSRYQLGLAIRRDLIEGRLNCSTITYALLASYVLQAELGDREGRVNVALLTEHRAVPLQVITPDLEDKVDELYRKHKGQTPAQAELNYLENAKKLAMYGAELHNVKDSEDVEIELAVCAAGISVLRDGLVMNRFPWAKILKISYNKRTYTLRLRSSEFDEFETHVSFKLASTRSSKRLWRCSVEHHMFFRRETPVAVERVSGWPRLGARRVSCRRTLRQLREPAAA from the exons ATGCGAGAGAGCCTAAGACGGCTGGCCTCTGACGACGCAATGGCTCCACGATCGTGTTCCGGAAGGGTCAGAGTCGAGCTGCTCACTGGCGATCATATCACCATTGATGTTGCT AGAAAAGCCAGCGGAGGTGATCTCCTGGATGCAATTTGTGGTGATCTAGATATACTAGAGAAAGATTACTTTGGACTACTACACGTTCACCGAAGTGATCCTCGAGTCTGGGTAGACTTGAAAAGGAGGCTCTCCAAGACCTTTAGAA atGAGCCATGGGAGGTGAAGATGGCGGTAAAGTTCTACCCCCCAGAACCCTCAGAGTTAAATGATGAGACATCCAGATACCAGCTCGGGCTCGCAATTAGGAGAGATCTTATAGAAG GTCGTCTCAATTGTTCAACGATCACATACGCTCTGCTTGCCTCATACGTGCTCCAAGCTGAACTGGGGGACAGAGAGGGAAGGGTAAACGTCGCGTTGCTCACAGAACACCGCGCTGTTCCTCTGCAAGTAATCACACCAGATTTAGAGGATAAAGTTGATGAACTGTATAGAAAACACAA AGGTCAAACTCCAGCTCAAGCGGAGCTGAACTATCTTGAGAATGCAAAAAAACTGGCCATGTACGGAGCTGAGCTGCATAATGTGAAGGATTCAGAGGATGTGGAAATCGAACTCGCTGTCTGCGCGGCTGGAATCTCCGTGTTGAGAGATGG TTTGGTGATGAACCGGTTCCCCTGGGCGAAGATACTGAAGATCAGCTACAACAAACGCACATACACGTTGAGATTGAGATCCAGCGAGTTTGACGAGTTCGAAACTCACGTCAGCTTCAAGTTGGCTTCGACTCGCTCCAGCAAACGACTCTGGAGGTGCAGCGTTGAGCATCATATGTTCTTCAG GCGCGAGACGCCGGTGGCGGTGGAGCGCGTGTCGGGCTGGCCGCGGCTGGGCGCGCGCCGCGTGTCGTGCCGCCGCACGCTGCGCCAGCTGCGCGAGCCCGCCGCCGCCTGA